The following are from one region of the Juglans regia cultivar Chandler chromosome 10, Walnut 2.0, whole genome shotgun sequence genome:
- the LOC108981656 gene encoding vascular-related unknown protein 1-like, which yields MENSLSSCINKAIASKGAADCSPEESGWTKYLEDFSSYKGHDDSSSIFHSSSLISDAASSAAWKNSNNKNLKDPKSTLGFKNTRAKIIDDSLEDTASSPVSSPKVSDLGPVDMNPVEMKGGILEYYDPELQADERSTSEINFGGKIDINHDSRNLRKMGLCLVPLSKLVNYFR from the exons ATGGAGAATTCTTTGAGttcatgtattaacaaagccatTGCTTCTAAAGGAGCCGCAGACTGCAGCCCTGAGGAAAGTGGATGGACTAAATACTTGGAAGATTTCTCAAGTTACAAAGGACATGATGATTCCTCTTCTATTTTCCATAGCTCTTCTTTGATCTCTGATGCTGCTTCTTCTGCTGCATGGAAGAATTCCAATAACAAGAATCTGAAGGATCCAAAGAGTACACTAGGTTTCAAGAATACAAGAGCCAAGATAATAGATGATTCTTTGGAGGATACTGCTAGCTCTCCCGTTAGTAGTCCGAAG GTTAGTGATTTGGGACCAGTAGATATGAATCCTGTAGAG ATGAAGGGAGGTATTTTAGAGTATTATGATCCAGAACTGCAGGCGGATGAAAGAAGTACTAGTGAAATCAACTTTGGAGGAAAGATCGATATTAATCATGATTCTAGAAATTTAAGGAAGATGGGGCTATGCTTGGTTCCTTTGTCCAAGTTGGTGAACTATTTCCGTTGA